One genomic region from Gemmatimonadaceae bacterium encodes:
- a CDS encoding hemolysin III family protein yields MSDRPQTLGEEIANSVSHGAGFLASVAALPLLVIAGARHHNAWQVVAGAIYASTLVLLYGASTLYHAVPARSHAKPVLRVVDHGAIYLLIAGTYTPFALGALRGPWGWSLLGTIWTLALAGIVLKAGVGFKYPRLSTAVYLLMGWLVVVAIHPLAVAVGPAGLAWLLAGGAFYTLGVLFYTRPRMRYAHLVWHLFVLGGSACHLVAVAGYANGIPR; encoded by the coding sequence ATGTCGGACCGTCCCCAGACGCTGGGCGAGGAGATCGCCAATTCGGTGAGCCACGGCGCTGGATTCCTGGCGAGCGTGGCGGCGCTGCCGCTGCTCGTGATCGCCGGCGCCCGGCATCACAATGCGTGGCAGGTGGTGGCGGGCGCCATCTATGCCAGCACGCTGGTGCTGCTGTACGGCGCGTCCACGCTCTACCACGCGGTGCCGGCGCGGTCGCATGCCAAGCCGGTGCTGCGCGTGGTGGACCACGGCGCGATCTACCTGCTCATTGCGGGCACCTACACGCCGTTCGCGCTCGGCGCGCTGCGCGGTCCGTGGGGCTGGAGCCTGCTGGGGACGATCTGGACGCTGGCGCTGGCGGGGATCGTGCTCAAGGCGGGGGTGGGATTCAAGTACCCGCGCCTGTCCACGGCGGTGTACCTGCTCATGGGCTGGCTGGTGGTGGTGGCCATCCACCCGCTGGCGGTGGCGGTGGGTCCGGCGGGCCTCGCCTGGCTGCTGGCCGGTGGCGCCTTCTACACGCTCGGGGTCCTCTTCTATACCAGGCCCCGGATGCGGTATGCGCATCTGGTCTGGCATCTGTTCGTGCTCGGCGGCAGCGCGTGCCATCTCGTGGCCGTGGCCGGCTACGCGAACGGGATTCCGCGATAG